From Numida meleagris isolate 19003 breed g44 Domestic line chromosome 4, NumMel1.0, whole genome shotgun sequence, the proteins below share one genomic window:
- the TRIP12 gene encoding E3 ubiquitin-protein ligase TRIP12 isoform X7 — MSNRPNNNPGGSLRRSQRNTAGAQPQDDAAGGRSHLGQAKHKAHSPPESRKSISKTPKVQSNTTSEQSKGHFSKRGCSSSAVLIPQEDSERISTSEKQKTGQVPKKDNSRGVKRSASPDYSRTNSPSSAKKPKALQHAETSSESNKPHTKSKRRHLDQEQQKSTQLPSTSKAHTRKGGAAGSSRSQKRKRTESTSCIKSRSAVESTGVEEKSAKSSKLASKSVTSAKAGCSTITDSSSSASTSSSSSAVASASSTVPQGARVKQGLRKSTKKRSESPPAELPSLRRSTRQKTTGSCASTSRRGSGLGKRGAAEARRQEKMADPDNNQDGVNSSAARTDEAPQGAAASSSVAGAVGMTTSGESESDDSEMGRLQALLEARGLPPHLFGPLGPRMSQLFHRTIGSGASSKAQQLLQGLQATDESQQLQAVIEMCQLLVMGNEETLGGFPVKSVVPALITLLQMEHNFDIMNHACRALTYMMEALPRSSAVVVDAIPVFLEKLQVIQCIDVAEQALTALEMLSRRHSKAILQAGGLADCLLYLEFFSINAQRNALAIAANCCQSITPDEFHFVADSLPLLTQRLTHQDKKSVESTCLCFARLVDNFQHEENLLQQVASKDLLTNIQQLLVVTPPILSSGMFIMVVRMFSLMCSNCPTLAVQLMKQNIAETLHFLLCGASNGSCQEQIDLVPRSPQELYELTSLICELMPCLPKEGIFAVDTMLKKGNAQNTDGAIWQWRDDRGLWHPYNRIDSRIIEAAHQVGEDEISLSTLGRVYTIDFNSMQQINEDTGTARAIQRKPNPLANTNTSGHSELKKDDARAQLMKEDPELAKSFIKTLFGVLYEVYSSSAGPAVRHKCLRAILRIIYFADAELLKDVLKNHAVSSHIASMLSSQDLKIVVGALQMAEILMQKLPDIFSVYFRREGVMHQVKNLAESEALLTSPPKVCTNGSGTLGTTTTISTGTATAATNAAADLGSPSLQHSREDSLDLSPQGRLSDVLKRKRLPKRGPRRPKYSPPRDDDKVDNQAKSPTTTQSPKSSFLASLNPKTWGRLSTQSNSNNIEPARTAGVSGLARAASKDTISNNREKIKGWIKEQAHKFVDRYFSSENMDGSNPALNVLQRLCTATEQLNLQVDGGTECLVEIRSIVSESDVSSFEIQHSGFVKQLLLYLTSKSEKDAVSRDIRLKRFLHVFFSSPLPGEEPLGRLEPLENAPLLALVHKMNNCLSQMEQFPVKVHDFPSGNGTGSSFSLNRGSQALKFFNTHQLKCQLQRHPDCANVKQWKGGPVKIDPLALVQAIERYLVVRGYGRVREDDEDSDDDGSDEEIDESLAAQFLNSGNVRHRLQFYIGDHLLPYNMTVYQAVKLYSLQAEEERESTDDESNPLGRAGIWTKTHTIWYKPVREDEDGNKDCVGGKRGRAQTAPTKTSPRNSKKHDELWHDGVCPSVLNPLEVYLISTPPENITFEDPSLDVILLLRVLHAISRYWYYLYDNAICKEIIPTSEFINSKLTAKANRQLQDPLVIMTGNIPTWLTELGKTCPFFFPFDTRQMLFYVTAFDRDRAMQRLLDTNPEINQSDSQDSRVAPRLDRKKRTVNRDELLKQAESVMQDLGSSRAMLEIQYENEVGTGLGPTLEFYALVSQELQRADLGLWRGEEVTLANPKGSQEGTKYIHNLQGLFALPFGRTAKPAHIAKVKMKFRFLGKLMAKAIMDFRLVDLPLGLPFYKWMLRQETSLTSHDLFSIDPVVAKSIYHLEDIVRQKKRLEQDKTQTKESLQYALETLTMNGCSVEDLGLDFTLPGFPNIELKKGGKDTPVTIHNLEEYLRLVIFWALNEGVARQFDSFRDGFESVFPLSHLQYFYPEELEQLLCGSKTDTWDAKTLMECCRPDHGYTHDSRAVKYLFEILSSFDSEQQRLFLQFVTGSPRLPVGGFRSLNPPLTIVRKTFESTENPDDFLPSVMTCVNYLKLPDYSTIEIMREKLLIAAREGQQSFHLS; from the exons GTCACATTTAGGGCAGGCAAAACATAAGGCACATAGCCCTCCTGAGAGtagaaaatctatttcaaaGACACCCAAAGTGCAGTCTAATACTACTTCTGAGCAGTCCAAGGGACACTTTTCTAAAAG AGGCTGTAGTTCATCTGCTGTATTAATACCGCAAGAAGATTCAGAAAGAATCAgtacttcagaaaagcaaaaaacgGGGCAAGTGCCTAAGAAAGACAATTCTCGAGGAGTTAAACGCAGTGCTAGTCCAGATTACAGCAGGACCAATTCTCCTAGCTCTGCTAAAAAACCTAAAGCACTTCAACACGCCGAAACTTCCTCAGAAAGTAACAAGCCACATACTAAATCCAAGAGAAGACACTTAGACCAAGAACAGCAGAAGTCTACACAATTGCCATCAACAAGCAAGGCTCACACCAGAAAGGGTGGAGCTGCTGGTAGCTCCCgaagtcagaaaaggaaaagaacagagagtACGTCTTGTATAAAGAGTCGTTCAGCAGTTGAATCAACTGGCGTTGAAGAGAAGTCAGCAAAATCCTCCAAGCTGGCTTCAAAATCGGTGACCTCAGCCAAAGCTGGGTGTAGCACCATCACTGattcttcttcttcagcttctacatcttcttcctcttctgctgttgCCTCTGCTTCTTCCACTGTTCCTCAGGGTGCCAGAGTGAAACAGG GCCTAAGAAAATCCACGAAGAAGCGCAGTGAATCACCACCTGCTGAGCTCCCCAGTTTGCGGCGGAGCACACGGCAAAAGACCACGGGCTCCTGTGCTAGTACCAG TCGGCGAGGCTCTGGCCTGGGCaaaagaggagcagctgaagctcGCCGACAGGAGAAGATGGCTGATCCTGACAACAACCAGGATGGAGTTAACTCTTCAGCTGCACGTACAGATGaggctccccagggagctgcag cttcTAGTTCTGTTGCTGGGGCTGTAGGTATGACAACATCTGGAGAAAGTGAGTCAGATGACTCTGAGATGGGAAGACTACAAG cTCTGTTAGAGGCTAGGGGTCTTCCTCCTCACCTGTTTGGCCCTCTTGGTCCTCGGATGTCGCAGCTCTTCCACAGGACAATTGGAAGTGGAGCTA GTTCTAAAGCCCAACAGCTTTTACAAGGTCTCCAAGCCACTGATGAAAGTCAACAACTACAGGCAGTGATTGAGATGTGCCAGCTGTTGGTCATGGGAAATGAAGAAACATTAGGAGGATTTCCAGTCAAGAGCGTTGTGCCAGCtttg ataacaTTGCTGCAGATGGAGCACAACTTTGACATC ATGAACCATGCTTGTCGAGCCTTAACATACATGATGGAAGCACTTCCCAGATCATCTGCTGTAGTGGTAGATGCAATTCCTGTCTTCTTGGAGAAG CTGCAAGTTATTCAGTGCATTGATGTGGCAGAGCAGGCACTGACAGCCTTAGAGATGCTATCACGCAGGCATAGTAAAGCCATTCTGCAGGCA GGTGGATTGGCAGACTGTTTGCTGTATCTGGAATTCTTCAGTATAAATGCACAGAGGAATGCACTAGCTATTGCTGCCAATTGCTGCCAGAGTATAACACCTGATGAGTTTCACTTTGTGGCAGACTCTTTGCCACTGCTTACACAAAGGTTAACCCATCAG GACAAAAAGTCTGTTGAAAGTACTTGTCTCTGTTTTGCACGACTGGTAGACAACTTCCAGCATGAGGAG aactTGCTGCAGCAGGTTGCTTCCAAGGACTTGTTAACAAATATCCAGCAGCTCTTGGTAGTGACACCTCCTATCCTGAGCTCAGGAATGTTCATCATGGTGGTGCGCATGTTTTCCTTAATGTGTTCCAATTGTCCAACGCTTGCAGTCCAACTTATGAAGCAAA ATATTGCAGAAACTCTTCACTTTCTCCTTTGTGGAGCCTCAAATGGGAGTTGTCAAGAACAAATTGACCTTGTTCCACGAAGTCCTCAAGAACTCTATGAGCTTACTTCTCTTATCTG TGAACTGATGCCTTGTCTGCCAAAAGAGGGGATATTTGCAGTTGATACTATgctaaagaaaggaaatgcacaAAATACAGATGGTGCGATATGGCAATGGCGAGATGACAGGGGTCTCTGGCATCCCTATAACAGGATTGATAGTCGAATAATAGAG GCAGCTCATCAGGTTGGTGAGGATGAGATAAGCCTGTCGACACTTGGACGTGTCTATACTATTGATTTTAACTCTATGCAGCAAATAAATGAGGATACTGGAACAGCACGTGCCATTCAGCGGAAACCAAACCCTTTAGCCAATACAAACACTA GTGGACATTCAGAATTGAAGAAGGATGATGCTCGAGCACAACTAATGAAAGAAGACCCAGAACTGGCAAAATCCTTTATCAAAACACTGTTTGGTGTTCTTTATGAAGTGTATAGTTCTTCAGCTGGACCTGCTGTTAGACACAAGTGCCTTAGAGCAATActtagaataatttattttgctgatgcTGAACTCCTGAAGGATGTGCTGAAAAACCATGCTGTGTCAAG TCATATTGCCTCCATGCTGTCAAGTCAAGACCTTAAGATAGTAGTTGGAGCCCTGCAGATGGCGGAAATCTTAATGCAAAAGCTACCTGACATTTTTAGTGTttacttcagaagagaag GGGTGATGCATCAAGTGAAAAATTTAGCAGAGTCTGAGGCTTTGCTAACGAGCCCACCAAAAGTATGCACTAATGGATCAGGAACGCTGGGTACCACTACAACAATAAGTACTGGAACAGCCACTGCTGCCACTAATGCAGCTGCAGATTTGGGCTCTCCCAGCTTACAACACAGCCGGGAGGATTCTTTGGATCTAAGCCCACAGGG ACGACTGAGTGATGttctaaagagaaaaagactGCCAAAACGAGGGCCAAGGAGACCAAAATATTCTCCCCCAAGAGATGATGACAAAGTAGACAATCAAG cgAAAAGCCCTACAACTACTCAATCtcctaaatcttccttcttaGCAAGTTTAAATCCTAAAACATGGGGAAGATTAAGTACACAGTCTAACAGTAATAACATTGAACCAGCACGAACAGCAGGTGTAAGTGGTCTTGCAAGAGCTGCTTCCAAGGATACAATTTCCAATAACAG agaaaaaattaaGGGCTGGATTAAGGAGCAAGCCCATAAATTTGTAGACCGGTATTTTAGTTCGGAAAACATGGATGGAAGCAATCCTGCACTAAATGTATTACAGAGACTTTGCACTGCAACTGAACAACTTAACCTCCAG gtGGATGGTGGAACAGAGTGCCTTGTAGAAATCCGTAGCATTGTCTCGGAGTCTGACGTCTCCTCATTTGAAATCCAGCATAGTGGATTTGTGAAACAACTGCTGCTTTATTTGACATCTAAAAGTGAGAAAGATGCTGTAAGCAGGGATATCAGATTGAAAAGatttcttcatgtatttttctcctctcca CTTCCTGGAGAAGAACCCCTTGGAAGATTAGAGCCATTAGAAAATGCACCTTTGTTGGCATTAGTCCATAAAATGAACAATTGCCTCAGTCAGATGGAGCAGTTTCCAGTGAAAGTGCATGACTTCCCCAGTGGAAATGGAACAGGGAGCAG tttTTCTCTTAACAGAGGATCCCAAGCTTTAAAATTCTTCAATACGCATCAGTTAAAATGCCAGCTGCAAAGACATCCAGACTGTGCTAATGTGAAACAGTGGAAGGGTGGACCTGTGAAGATTGATCCTCTGGCTTTGGTTCAAGCCATTGAAAGATATCTTGTTGTTAGAG GTTATGGAAGAGTTAGAGAAGATGATGAAGATAGTGATGATGATGGGTCAGATGAAGAAATAGATGAATCTTTG GCTGCTCAATTCTTAAATTCAGGGAATGTGAGACATAGATTGCAATTTTACATTGGGGATCACTTGCTACCATATAATATGACTGTGTATCAAGCAGTTAAGCTGTACAGTTTGCAAgctgaggaggagagggaatCTACTGATGATGAAAGCAACCCATTAGGAAGAGCTGGGATTTGGACAAAAACGCACACCATTTG GTACAAACCTGTACGAGAGGATGAGGATGGCAACAAAGACTGTGTTGGTGGTAAAAGAGGAAGAGCTCAAACTGCTCCCACAAAAACCTCACCTAGGAATTCTAAAAAGCATGATGAATTGTGGCATG ATGGTGTATGCCCTTCGGTGTTGAATCCTTTAGAAGTTTACCTCATATCTACTCCTCCTGAAAACATAACATTTGAAGATCCTTCATTAGATGTTATTCTTCTTTTGAGAGTTTTACATGCTATCAGTCGATACTGGTATTATTTGTATGAT AATGCAATATGCAAGGAGATTATTCCAACTTCAGAATTTATCAACAGTAAACtgacagcaaaagcaaacagacagCTTCAAGATCCACTGGTAATTATGACAGGAAACATACCAACTTGGCTGACGGAACTTGGAAAAACTTG cccatttttctttccatttgatACCCGACAAATGCTGTTTTATGTAACTGCTTTTGATCGTGATCGAGCCATGCAAAGACTACTGGATACTAATCCAGAAATCAATCAGTCAGATTCTCAGGATAGCAGAGTGGCACCACGACTGGACAGGAAAAAA CGCACTGTGAACAGAGATGAGCTGTTGAAACAGGCAGAATCTGTGATGCAGGATCTAGGCAGTTCAAGAGCCATGTTGGAAATCCAGTATGAGAATGAA GTTGGCACAGGCCTGGGCCCTACACTAGAGTTCTATGCACTTGTATCTCAGGAACTACAGAGAGCAGACTTAGGCCTTTGGAGGGGAGAAGAAGTAACTTTAGCCAATCCAAAAG GAAGCCAAGAAGGTACCAAGTATATCCATAATCTCCAAGGCCTTTTTGCACTTCCATTTGGTAGAACAGCTAAGCCAGCTCACATTGCAAAAGTTAAAATGAAGTTCCGCTTTCTGGGAAAACTAATGGCTAAGGCAATCATGGATTTTAGACTG GTGGACCTTCCTCTTGGACTTCCTTTTTATAAATGGATGTTACGCCAGGAAACTTCTCTGACGTCGCATGACTTGTTCAGTATTGATCCAGTAGTAGCCAAATCAATATATCACCTTGAAGATATtgtaagacaaaagaaaagacttGAGCAGGACAAAACACAG accaAAGAAAGTCTACAGTATGCATTGGAAACTCTGACTATGAATGGCTGCTCAGTGGAGGATCTAGGGCTGGATTTCACACTTCCTGGATTTCCTAATATAGAACtgaaaaaagggggaaaagataCGCCGGTCACCATCCACAATTTAGAGGAGTACCTCCGA TTAGTTATATTCTGGGCACTGAATGAAGGTGTTGCCAGACAATTTGACTCTTTCAGAGATGGATTTGAATCAGTCTTCCCCCTCAGTCATCTTCAGTACTTCTATCCTGAGGAG TTGGAGCAGCTCTTATGTGGCAGCAAAACAGACACATGGGATGCCAAGACCTTAATGGAATGTTGTAGGCCAGATCACGGTTACACACATGACAG TCGAGCAGTGAAGTATCTCTTTGAAATTCTCAGTAGCTTTGATAGTGAGCAGCAGAGactgtttcttcagtttgtgACTGGTAGTCCCAGGCTGCCAGTAGGAG